In the genome of Dehalococcoidia bacterium, one region contains:
- a CDS encoding serine/threonine-protein kinase has product MSAPELQSLSAERRPGDRIDQFEIVRLLGHGLYAASYLAVDRGSGERVVLKLPIPATIADPSSAARFRREASIVQRLRHANIQGAAHADLPRDAGYIALEYVDGRPLRDWLESDAPPTVAEAVNIAVQVALALQYAHEHGVVHRDLKPENILVLPNGRVKLIDFGNARLQGMRRLTWRVRGDAAGTPDYMAPEQVEGARGDPRTDLYALGVLLFELLSGRVPFDGDNANAVMYQQVHSDPPSLDRFRPGIPPVLQAIVSRALRKRPDDRYQHAADFARDLLNYDGPAEAGRRAAADGAPATWLRRIARRLPLRIRK; this is encoded by the coding sequence ATGAGCGCACCAGAGCTGCAAAGCCTAAGCGCGGAACGGCGGCCGGGCGATCGTATCGATCAGTTCGAGATCGTGCGTTTGCTCGGACATGGGCTGTATGCCGCCTCGTATCTCGCCGTCGACCGCGGCAGCGGCGAGCGGGTCGTGCTCAAGCTTCCCATCCCCGCGACCATCGCCGATCCCAGCAGTGCGGCCCGCTTCCGCCGCGAAGCGTCGATCGTGCAGCGCCTGCGCCACGCGAACATCCAGGGCGCGGCGCATGCGGATCTGCCGCGGGACGCGGGCTACATTGCGCTGGAATACGTCGACGGCCGCCCCTTGCGCGACTGGCTGGAATCGGATGCGCCGCCCACCGTGGCCGAAGCCGTGAACATCGCGGTCCAGGTCGCCCTCGCCCTGCAATACGCGCACGAGCACGGCGTCGTGCACCGCGACCTGAAGCCGGAGAACATCCTCGTCTTGCCGAACGGCCGGGTGAAGCTGATCGACTTCGGCAACGCGCGGCTGCAGGGCATGCGCCGCCTCACCTGGCGGGTGCGCGGCGACGCGGCGGGCACGCCCGACTACATGGCGCCGGAGCAGGTGGAGGGCGCACGCGGCGACCCGCGCACCGACCTCTACGCCCTGGGTGTGCTGCTCTTCGAGCTGCTCAGCGGCCGAGTGCCCTTCGACGGCGACAACGCCAACGCCGTCATGTACCAGCAGGTGCACAGCGATCCCCCGAGCCTGGACCGCTTTCGCCCGGGCATTCCCCCGGTCTTGCAGGCGATCGTGAGCCGCGCCTTGCGCAAGCGCCCCGACGATCGCTACCAGCACGCCGCCGACTTTGCCCGCGATCTGCTCAACTATGACGGGCCCGCCGAGGCAGGCCGCCGCGCCGCCGCCGATGGGGCGCCCGCGACCTGGCTTCGGCGCATCGCGCGGCGGCTGCCGCTGAGGATCCGCAAGTGA